A stretch of DNA from Bernardetia sp.:
CGTCTCTATGTCTTGTCTCATATCCTATAATTTGGATATTTTTATATGCTCTTCTAAACCAAAAAAGAAAAGATATAAAACCAACAAGAATACCTAAGCCATAAATCATTGAGAGCAAAGCATTCGGAAGTGCTATATCTACTCCTCCTAAAATAGCATATATATCACTAAGAGTAAGACCAATAGCACAAACAAGAACAACTATATAAGTATAAATAGTAAATTTTGCTCTGCCAATGTTATTACGCATTGTGCCTTCTTGCTTATTACCAAAATTATTGTCGTCTAAAATCTGACTTTCCATTTTTTTATTGGTTTACCTTATATGATTGATGTTACAAATTCTTTTACTGATTTTCCACTTTCCAAATGACGAATAAAAGCAGAGCCGATAATTGCTCCATTGGCATAAGAAGTTGCTTGCTGAAAAGTTTTTTTATCTGAAATACCAAAGCCAATTTGTGTTGGATTTTTGAGTTTTAGATTTTTAATTTTATTGAAATATTCGCTTTGCTTTTCAGATAATTCTGAACTATTTGTTTTACCTGTAGTGCTGTTAGAAGATACCATATAGACAAAGCCACTACTCAAATCATCAATTTTTTTGATGCGTTCATCAGATGTTTGTGGTGTAATGAGAAAAATGGTGTGTAGTCCATATTGTTTGAAAATAGATTTGTAGGTGGTTTCGTATTCAAAAACAGGTAAGTCTGGCAAAATTAGTCCATCAATTCCGATTTCTTGGCACTTTTTACAAAAATTTTCAATTCCAAACTGCAATACAGGATTGATATATCCCATCAAAACAATAGGAGTATCTTTGATTTTTCCACTCTCATTTCGGATTCCCTCTAGCTGTTCGAACATTTTTTTGATACTCATTCCGTTGTCTAAAGCTATTTTATTGCTGTACTGGATTGTTTCTCCATCTGCAATAGGGTCAGAAAAAGGCATTCCAATTTCTATCAAATCAGTTCCTGCTTCTGCTAGTTCTGTCAAGATTTGGCGAGTGTCGTCTAGTTTTGGAAAACCTGCTGTAAAGTAAATGGTCAGAACACCATTTGATTTATTTTGAAATAAAGAATCTATACGATTTTTTGTGGTTGTTGCTGTTTGCATAAAAAATAGTCAGAATTTAATTTTATTATTGATAACATTACCAATAATGGTAACACTAGTATAATATCTGTTCTCCTAAACTTGTATGTAAAAGATTACAAACAATTACACTCAAGATTAATTTTTTTAAAGACTCTAACGATTTTAGAAAGTTTTTTTGCAAAATAATTTTGCAATTTTCATTTACCTTGAGCATATTACAGGTAAAGCAACAAAGATAGTTATTTTTAAGCTATCGAAAACACAGAATGGAATGAAGTCGTAAAAGTAACCTTGGCTTTAATAGACTTTTTAAATAATGTTAGTAGCAAAAAAATTAGACATTTTTTTATTTAGTAATAATAATTTTGGTTATCCTCAAAGCAAATATTTTTTTATACTAAAATTGCTTTTTTTCCAAATTTTAGCTACCTTATAAGGCATGTTATTGTATAAAAACTTTTGTCAAGCTTTTTAAATAGTAGATAAAGTTAAAATGCTCTTTCCTTATCCAACACTATGGTTTTAAGACACTAGTAAAGTAATTTTTTATTTATTATTCTTTGAGTTCAATTAATTATTAATGAGTATTTTGTTACGTTTCATATATACTTTTATATTTTTATGGTTTAGTTGTCAAGTTTTTGCCCAATCTCAAAAAATAGATAGTTTGAAGCAAATTGTTTGGCATCAGACTGTATCTGACACTTCGCATTTGCGTACTCATGTAGAACTGGAAGCCTTATTATTAGAGCAACAATTAGATTCAGCACTAGTATATATGCAAAACTCCTTAAAAAAAGCTCAACAATTAAAAAGTTTAAAATGGGAAGGAGAATTTAAGTTACTGATGGGTAGATATTATTGGTACAAAACTGAAAATCAAGAAGGAACAAAAGTATTTGAAGAAGTATTGGCATTAGCAAAGAAAATTGATGATAAGGATCTACTCGCCCGAGCTCAGCATCAGAGTGGAGTGTTTTATTCAGAAATGGGAGATAATCAGAAAGCTCTCAACAATTTATTTGGAGCATTAAAATATTATGAAGAAAATAAAATCTCTAATAGCTTACCTTCTATTTATACTGACATTGGTGTACTTTATTATGAACAACAATTGCTAGAAAAAGCAAAACTATACCATCAAAAAGTGCTTGATATTAGCAAAAAAGAAAATAAACTCGCATTTAAAATGCGTGCTTATAATAATCTTGGTATTATTTATTTGGCAGAAAAAAATTATCAAGAAGCACTCAATAATTATAAAGCAGCCCTAAAAATCAATGAAACAATCCGTCATAAACAGGGAGACGTTATTATTTTTGGAAATGTGGCAGAATCGTTCAATTATTTAGAACAATATGACTCAGCTATTTTTTATGCACAAAAAAGTATTGAAATAGCTAAAGAAACGGACTTCAAGCGTGGCTTGGTTCGAAGCAAGACTATTTTGGGAGATGCTTACCTTAAAACGAATGCACTTTCAAAAGCACTTAGAGAGTTGGAAGAAGGTTTGTACGTTGCTAAAGAAACACAGCAGAGTAGAGAAGGATTGAACGTTCTTGAAATACTTTATCAAGCGTATGAAAAAGATGGAAATCCTCAAAAAGCCTATCAGACCTATAAAGAATACATTGTTTTGAGAGATAGTCTTTCCAAACTAGACGATGTAAAACAACTCTTACAAAAAGAAGCAATCTATAAAGAAGAGCAACTCAAAGCCGAAGAGGAACGAAAAGAGTTACAACGACGCACAGAACGAGCAGAAGAAGCACGAGTTAGAAATATGTATTTGGGTGGGCTTTTTATGGTTAGTGTTGTATTGCTACTTTTGGGAATTGGTTATCGTCAAAAGAAAAAAAGTAATACCAGACTAGAAGAGCAAAATCAAGCTATCAAGCTTCAGCAGATACGGATAGAAACCCAAAATGAAGAATTAAATGTAACCAATGAAGAACTACAAACACAACAAGAAAAACTAGAGCAAACCTATAATAGACTCCGAACAACCACAGAAAAACTTGACGCAAGTATAAGATATGCCTCTGATATGCAGGAAGCAGTATTACCAAAATTAGATACACTTACCTCTTTTTTTAATAATTTATTTCTGATTTATCGCCCTAAAGATATAGTTTCTGGAGACTTTTATTGGTTTTCTCAAATCAATCAGCAAGTGGGAATATTGGCATTAGCAGATTGTACAGGACACGGTGTACCGGGCGCATTTATGTCTATGTTAGGAGCGACACTTTTACATGAAACCATAAATATCAAAAAAATACAAGATGACCCTGCCCGTATTTTGAATAACCTAAACTCAGGAATACGTAAAATACTAAAACAAGAAACAGGACAAAATGATGATGGAATGGATATATCCATCGCTATTTTTGAAAAAATGCCTACTCAAAATAAAATTAAAGTCATATTTGCAGGTGCAAAATCAACTATGTATTTTGTAGAAAATAATGAGCTTACCGAAATAAAAGGGAACAACAAACATATTGGAGGAAGAAATAAAACATCAGTTACATTCCAAAATACTATATTTGAAGTGAATAGTGATACACTTTTTTATCTCTTTACAGACGGACTTTCTGACCAACACAACGTTAATCGAAAAAAGTTTGGTTCGTCTCAACTCAAAACATTTTTATTAGAAAATCATCAAAGACCTATACAAGAACAAAAGCACTATTTGGTAGAAAAATTAAAATCACATCAAGGTAAAGAACCACAACGTGATGACATTTCGTTTATAGGGTTTAAGATAGGACAAGAATAAATCAACAAAACCCTAAGAATCTTAGAGAAACTTAGGGTTTGTATAATGATATAAATAATTTCAAAATTTAGAATGGCAAATCATCGTCTCCCATTGAAGAAGTATCTTCTGTTGGAGGAGGAATATCGCCAGTAAAAGGACTATCATTATTCCCTGTATCTTGGTTTATATCTTGCATCATTGGGTCGGCATGTTCTATCGAACGAGCAGCCAAACTATTGAACCAACGAGGCTCGTCTTGTGGCGAACGTTGCCACTTTTTACCACGAATCCAACTGCTTACTTTTACTTTTTCTCCTTCTTTGAATTTATCCAAAATATCACAATCATCTTGTGTAAATTGAAAAATAATTTCTTGTGGATAATTTCCCTCTTCTACATTAAGTACAAATTCTCGTAACTGGAAACGTTCTGATTTTACGCTAGTAGGAAATATTTTTACGAGTGTTCCCTCGGTTTCGAATGAAGGCATTTTATTTATATTTTTTGTGTTCTGAAATTTTTATTTTGTTTCTTTATCTCAACGATGCTTTTAAGCTCGTTGACAGCTGTAAAAGTAACCGTCGTTGAGGCTCAAATGCAGCCGTCAATGAAGATATGTCTTTAGAATTGCTTTAAAAAACGCATCTCATTTTCGAAGAGCATACGAATATCTGGAATATCGTAACGCAAAAGCGCAATTCTTTCAATTCCCATTCCGAAAGCAAAACCATTATATTTTTTAGAATCTATATTTACGTTTTCCAAAACATTAGGATGCACCATTCCACAACCTAAAATTTCTAACCAACCTGTTCCTTTTGTGAGGCGATAATCGGCTTCTGTTTTTGTTCCTAAATACACATCTACCTCTGCACTAGGTTCTGTAAATGGGAAATAAGAAGGACGAACACGAATTTTGGCGTGCTGACCAAAAAACTCCTTTGCAAAATAAAGAAGTGTTTGTTTGAGTTGTGCAAAACTAACTCCTTCATTTACATAAAGCCCCTCAATCTGATGAAACATACAATGCGAACGAGAAGAAATAGTCTCATTTCTAAAAACACGCCCAACAGATAATGTTCTGATAGGTGGTTCTTGGTTTTTCATCACACGAATCTGTACAGGTGATGTATGTGTGCGAAGCAAAATATCTGGGTCTTTTTCTATGAAAAAAGTATCCTGCATTTCTCTAGCAGGGTGATTTTCTGGAAAGTTGAGTGCCGTAAAATTATACCAGTCTAGTTCTATTTCTGGTCCTTCGGAAAGATTGAAGCCAATTCTTTCAAAAATCTGAATTATCTCATCACGCACTTGCGAAACTGGGTGCAAACTTCCCAAAGACTCATAAGCAGATGGAAGTGTAATATCTATATCTGTTCCAGCCGTTGCATCTTGTGCCTCTTCAATTTCCTGTTTTTTGTTGCGAAACTTCTCTTCAGCAGTCTTTTTCAAAACATTTATTTGCTGCCCAAGCGTACGTTTTTCTTCTTTCGGTACGGTCTTAAATTCATCAAAAAGCGAAGAGAGTTTGCTGTTTCGGCTAATAAAATCTAAACGGAAATTTTCTAACTGCTCAACACTTTGTATTTCAAAATTTTCTACTTCTGAAAGAAGTGAATTTACCTTTTCTTGTAACATAAAAATTTTATGACTAAATAACTGATGAATAAAGACTTTTTTCTATAAAATTAGGTTGCAATTTCGTTAAAAAAGTGGTTTTGTGCAAATCAATACCACCTTACTATTTTGCATAAACATTTAACGAAAAAATAATCTAATTTTCTCTATACAATTTGCTTTTAAACCAACTCCACCTCATTTTTAGGCTTTTTAGCGTCTGTTTTTTTAGAAACAGTTACTTTTTTAGCTTCTATATACCTTCTCCACATTGCCACCAAAATACCGAGTGTCATTACACTTACACCAAGCCAAAGCAAACTGATATACGGTTTTTCTAGGGCTTTCATAATTATCCAGTCTCGTTGTGTTGTTCGAATTTTGAAAGTAAACTTTTCTTGTTCTGGATTAATGTTGATCAGAGTAATTTCTACTCCTGCTGACTCTACAATTTCAGGGATGCTTCTCGCTGTTGCACCTTCGCCTTGCATTTTTATTTGATATTTTGGTTTGACTGTATAGGTTTCCTCTCTGTCTAAAATTCTAATTTCAGCATACACCATTATATCTTCGTCTGCCAAAGGCTTTCCACGATGAACACCATCAAAAACAGCCACAAAATCATTCACAATAAACGTATCTAAAGGAGCTAGTATTTTTTCTTCTGGATTACTCCACGTACGCTCTTCGGCTGGGTCTGGCAAACTACTCAAATGCGTATAAAGGTCACTTTTTATACCTTGTGAAATATCTGGACTGACCACAAAACCCATCTGTGGATTTTGCTGAACACGAGGAAAAAGTGTAAACATCTCTTTTGTAAGTGTATCTACATAATCAATTTTGTAATAGGTATTTTCTTCAAAAATTTGGAGCGTATCGCCTGCTTTTACCTTTACTTCCTCATTGTGAATCAAATCTTTTTGAGCTACTACTTTATGAGAATAAGCTGTTGCTGTCACATCTTCTTTATTCACATACGTAGGAAAGCTAGGCGAATCCCAATATTGTCCTTTATAAGTAACAATATATTTACTCATTTTGGTAGGCTGGCTACGGAAAAGCAATACATTTTCTCTATTGACCTCATCAGAAAACTCTTTGTTGTATAAAAGCCCAGACATATTCATAGAAACAATATCGTCATATCCAGAAGAAGACAAAATACCAAAAAACATGAGTGCAACACCAATATGCGCCAATGCGCCACCTGCTAGTTTTGGATTAAATTTGATAGTTCTGAAAACTGACATTACATTTGTAATAACTGCATACACCGAAGTCAGAATCAGAATGATATATGGAATTTCTTTTGCTTTAATGATTGCCTTTACCAAAGAATAGAAAGTTGTATAGGTATAATCTTTAGGCAGAGTTAGTTTTATTTGAGCTATCGCAATAATAGCTGTCGTAATAATGGCAGTCAAGACCAAAGGAAGGATGAAATTATCTTTCACATTTGATTTTTCAATACGTTTCCACCAAAATATTTGTGCTGTAGCTGAAAGAAATGCAATTCCTATACTAAACCAAATTTGCCATTTTGTATAAAACATTTCTGGGTCGGCTGGAGGAGCAACATTTGAATCTATTCCCAAACTATCTAAAATAGCATTATAAACAGGAATAGACGTTGGAACTAATACTTGCAATGCAGAAAGTCCTAAAACTAATACACCAAGCGTTGCCCAAAACTCACCAGAATATAATTTAGAATCTTCTTTTGCCTTTGGGAAATTATTCCAATTCATAAAGAACAAGACTGTTGCCCCACCAACAAAAAACAAAAGATAAATCAGAAGCTGCCCTGAAAGCCCTAAGTCAGTAAAAGAGTGAACCGAAGTATCTCCCAAAATTCCACTACGAGTAAGAAATGTAGAATATAAAATCAGAAGGAAGCTAGAGAGCATCAAGATAGCTGAAAGTTTTGCCATAGAAGGGCGTTTTTGTTGCATCGTCATGGCATGAATGCCTGCAATCAAGACGAGCCAAGGAATAAAAACAGCATTTTCCACTGGGTCCCAGTTCCAATATCCTCCAAAATTTAGCGTTTCATACGCCCAATATGCTCCCATTACAATACCTACGCCTAAAACAGCAGCAGCAAGCAATGACCATGCAAAGGTTGGTTTGAGCCACTTTGTAGTCTCTTTTTTCCAAAGACCAGCGATTACGAAAGCAAAAGGGACAAGACAGAGCGCAAAGCCTAAAAACAATGTAGGAGGATGAATTACCATCCAATAGTTTTGTAAGAGTGGATTCAGACCTGTTCCATCGACAGGAATATAGTCAGGTTGTGTTTGGAAAATAGGAGCATCCATTGCATCACGCAATAAAATAAAAGGAGAACTTCCAATCTTTACTTGTTTCCAAGGGATTATAACACCTAAAATCATAGAAGCCAAAAATGCTTGTACGGCAGAAAAAACCATCATTACAGGAGCTTCCCAAGTGTTATTTTTCTTATGTCTGACAAAAATAGAACGCAGAATAATCACTCCACCAATACATACATGCCAAAAAATCCAAAGTAAGAAACTTCCCTCTTGTCCTTCCCAAAAACAGGAAATCATATAATAATAGGGCAAATTATTGGAAGAATGACTCCACGCATAATGATATTCGTACTGATGATTATAAATAATAGAAAACAAAACTACCACAACACCAATCACAGCCAAGCCATGCAAACCAAACATCGCACGAGCCATGTTTTTCCAAGACTTGATTTCTCTATCTTTTCTATCTGAAGAAAATTCGTTGTTTTGGCTCGCAAAATAATATGAAATAGCTGCTACAATAGAAGTAACAAAAGAAATAATGACGAGTAGGTGTCCTATCTGACCGATGAGTAAGTTCATATAAGGAACAAAGTCTATAATAAATTTTTATATATTTTTATTCACTCTTTAGAGTGAACTACAATTTCAGAAGAAATAAGTCATCAAGCTATTCTGTTTGACTAGCATTTTGATAATCAACATCTTAGCTTGCCTTTCTAATTTTTTGCAAAGGTACGACCTAAAACATTCATTATCAATTAAAAAAATGTTATACGAGCTTTAAAGTCAAAACTTTTATCTTTGTTTTTTTGTATTCAACTCTATTCCAAACAAAAATATAATCTTATGAGATTTTCTATTCATCATCTAACATACAGCGTACTTTTCATAATTACGACCCTATTTTTTTCTTGTTCCAATCCAAATGGAATCACAGAAGAAGAGTTTGATAGAAAGGCTTGGCAACTTGATAGAAATGGATGTGAGACTGTACGTGCAGGGTTGTTAGATGACTTAGAGAAAATAAAACCCAAGTTGGAAGGGTTAGATGAAATAGATTTGAGAAAAATTTTGGGAAAACCAGACTTTACAGAACTATATAGCCGAAACCAAAAATTTTATACCTACTACATAGATGCATCTGAAAAGTGTGAGGATGTACAACAAGACCTAGAGCGTGGAGAGCGTAGGCTCGTACAAATTCGTTTTGATGCTATCAATGCAGTCAATGAAATTGTAATAACAAGAGAAGAACGAAATAAACAGTGATTTTTTACCAATAACAACCATCTTCCACTTGATTTGCCTTTTGAGGTACTTCTTCTGGAAGTGGTCTTGTCCAATAATCATTGTATAAGTTTTGAAAGAATTCTATCTCATCCCAACGTTTGCCTTTTATTCCAAATAAAATTTGTGTTGCTCCTCCCATGTGTACAGCTTTTTTTCCTAATTGTTTTACAAAAGATGCTAAAGGAAGACCATACGCACCAGCACCAATAATGGCAATATCAAAATCTCGTTTTTCTATTTCTCTACACATAAAATCATAAGCCTCAAACCAATCATTAAATGGAGTTTCCTGTGTGGCAATAGATTGTACAGCTTTCAAGGTTTGAAGCTCAAAAGAAGGCAAAATATCTGGATGTTCAAATAAATGCTCTCTATTTTCAAACTGTTTGTCAATAGAAACTGTAAAAGGATGAATCACTAATACTTTTTTATTTTCTAATGCTTTCGTCCAAGGAATATCATTTTCTCCGACTGAATAATAAGATTCGATAGATTTTAATACAAAAAGTTCAGCAGTAGGGCAGTATTTTTTATAAATGGTATCTTCTCCTTCATTAAACCAAACTCCTAAACCGTCTATATTTTTTGTGTGATTGAGAAACTCTTCTGAAAAACGAACTAAATTTTTTGGAGTTGGAGGAAATACTCCTGAAGCTACACTAATATTATGAACTACAAAATCCCACCATTCTTTTCCTCTTTCTCTTTCATAATTTATAATGCAAGACAGTTCCGTACTACCAAAACGAGCAATCATACAAGGTTTATCCCCTCTTAATAAGTCATAAATAATTTTGTTTCCCTCTTGAGTCGATTTAATTCTTTTTCCAAAATAACTATCTTTAATAATACGCTCAGGAGAATATTTTTCTATGCCTAAAATTCTCTTTATTTTTCTCTTTATGGTAGGTATCATAATATTTTCTTAGTAAAACTTTGTACATTCAACATTAAACCCTTTCAACAAAGATACTCAAAACAAAAAACATTCATTATCAATGTCAATCAAAAATTGGTTTCTGCTTTCTTTTTTTGCACTCCTAAAACTACAAACACCTTTTTTTATTAGTAAAGCCTATAGTTTTCATAGAGATGAGCTTCTTTATCTTGCACTAGGGAGGCATTTGGATTTTGGCTTTTTGGAAGTTCCTCCAATGGTTGCACTTTTTGCTTCGCTTGTTCAAAATACAGTTGGCGAGTCTCTTTGGGCAATTCATTTGGTTTCTGGTTTGGCTGGAATGGCTCTAGTTATTCTGACAGGAATGATAGCTCACCAAATGGGAGGTAAAACCTTTGCAGTTCTTTTTTCTGGTTTTATTGTTATTTTCTCTCCAGCATTTTTGCGTACACACACACTTTTTCAGCCTGTGGGATGGGATATTTTGGGCTGGACGTGGCTGATTTATTTTTGGATTCGCCATATCAAAACACAAAAAGGACGCTATTTGGTAGGAATGGGGACAATAGCTGGACTATTTTTTCTCAATAAGTACAGTATTGTTTTTTGTGTATTAGCTATTCTGATAGCCACCTTATTTTCAACAGAAAGAAAATGGTTTGCCAATAAAAAATTATGGCTTGGTATAGGTATCGGACTTTTGATTGTTCTTCCCAATCTGATTTGGCAAGCCTCTTATAATTTTCCTGTAATGAATCACATGAAACAGTTAGGAGACACCCAACTCAAAAATGTAAATGCTTTAGATTTTATTATTGACCAGTTTTTGATGCACCTACCCATTACTTGGGTTTGGGTTTTGGGCTTTACAGGTTTTTTAAAGAGCAAAATACTTCGCCCTTTTCGAAACGTAGCTATATTTTTTGTAGTGGTAATCTTGATGCTCTTATTTTTGCATGGAAAAAGCTATTATACCTTAGGAGTTTTTCCAGTGATGTTGGCTGCTGGGGCAATTGCTATCGAACGCCTAACTCAAAACCGTACTTTTCTACGTGTGCCTGCTGTTGTAATTCCGATAATGCTCATTTTACCTTTGTTGCCTTTCAGCATTCCGATACTTAGTCCAGAAAAACTTACAAAATATACAGCTACCTTTACAGAAAAGACAGGCATAGAATCCTTCAACCGTTGGGAAGATGGAAAAATACATCCTATTCCACAAGATTTTGCAGATATGTTGGGATGGCGAGAAATAGCACAATTTACAGCAAAAGCCTACTATGAAGTCCCTCAAGAAGAGCGAAAAAATACAGTTATTATTGCTGAAAACTACGGACAAGCTGGAGCAATAGATTTGTATGGAAAAGAATCTAATCTACCAAATGCGTATAGCTTTTCTAGTAGTTATATGCTTTGGTTGCCAAATGAAATACAAGCCACCAAAATAATTTATGTAAACAACGAAATCTCTGAAAATTTAGAAAAAACGGTTGGAAAGAAGACCCTCATTGGAGAAATCATGAACGAATATTCACGACAAAACGGAGATAAAATTTGGCTCTTAGAAGACTTGAAACCTAGTTTTTATGAACTTTATAAAAATGCTGTGCAGCGAGAAAAGGCTTTTTTAAAAAATTAATCATTGAAAGTGAGCTACTTATCCAAATATATTACAAAATATTCACGAAATAATACTTTTGATGCAACCCATAAAAAAAAATAGTGTCTTTGATGATAAACCAATTAAGTAAGACTCACTAACTTAAATAAAATCATCATTATTATCAACTCAATTTTTTATAGAACTATGAAAACTCTCAATCACAAACTAACTGCCTTCGTATTTGCTTTTGCATTATTTTTTACATTCTCTACTGCTTTTGCACAAGAAACACGTAGTGTAGGCAAATTTGATGCTGTTTCTTCAGCAGGAAGCTTTGATGTTAGAATCGTAAAATCGTCTAAAAATGAAGTCAAGATTGAAGGCGCAGATGATGACTTATTAGAAAAACTGGAAACTGAAGTAACAGGCGACCGTTTGAGAATAGGTATCAAAAAAGGACTTAACTGGAGGTCAAATGGCTCAA
This window harbors:
- the trpA gene encoding tryptophan synthase subunit alpha; the protein is MQTATTTKNRIDSLFQNKSNGVLTIYFTAGFPKLDDTRQILTELAEAGTDLIEIGMPFSDPIADGETIQYSNKIALDNGMSIKKMFEQLEGIRNESGKIKDTPIVLMGYINPVLQFGIENFCKKCQEIGIDGLILPDLPVFEYETTYKSIFKQYGLHTIFLITPQTSDERIKKIDDLSSGFVYMVSSNSTTGKTNSSELSEKQSEYFNKIKNLKLKNPTQIGFGISDKKTFQQATSYANGAIIGSAFIRHLESGKSVKEFVTSII
- a CDS encoding tetratricopeptide repeat protein, whose translation is MKQIVWHQTVSDTSHLRTHVELEALLLEQQLDSALVYMQNSLKKAQQLKSLKWEGEFKLLMGRYYWYKTENQEGTKVFEEVLALAKKIDDKDLLARAQHQSGVFYSEMGDNQKALNNLFGALKYYEENKISNSLPSIYTDIGVLYYEQQLLEKAKLYHQKVLDISKKENKLAFKMRAYNNLGIIYLAEKNYQEALNNYKAALKINETIRHKQGDVIIFGNVAESFNYLEQYDSAIFYAQKSIEIAKETDFKRGLVRSKTILGDAYLKTNALSKALRELEEGLYVAKETQQSREGLNVLEILYQAYEKDGNPQKAYQTYKEYIVLRDSLSKLDDVKQLLQKEAIYKEEQLKAEEERKELQRRTERAEEARVRNMYLGGLFMVSVVLLLLGIGYRQKKKSNTRLEEQNQAIKLQQIRIETQNEELNVTNEELQTQQEKLEQTYNRLRTTTEKLDASIRYASDMQEAVLPKLDTLTSFFNNLFLIYRPKDIVSGDFYWFSQINQQVGILALADCTGHGVPGAFMSMLGATLLHETINIKKIQDDPARILNNLNSGIRKILKQETGQNDDGMDISIAIFEKMPTQNKIKVIFAGAKSTMYFVENNELTEIKGNNKHIGGRNKTSVTFQNTIFEVNSDTLFYLFTDGLSDQHNVNRKKFGSSQLKTFLLENHQRPIQEQKHYLVEKLKSHQGKEPQRDDISFIGFKIGQE
- a CDS encoding DUF3127 domain-containing protein, with the translated sequence MPSFETEGTLVKIFPTSVKSERFQLREFVLNVEEGNYPQEIIFQFTQDDCDILDKFKEGEKVKVSSWIRGKKWQRSPQDEPRWFNSLAARSIEHADPMMQDINQDTGNNDSPFTGDIPPPTEDTSSMGDDDLPF
- the pheS gene encoding phenylalanine--tRNA ligase subunit alpha translates to MLQEKVNSLLSEVENFEIQSVEQLENFRLDFISRNSKLSSLFDEFKTVPKEEKRTLGQQINVLKKTAEEKFRNKKQEIEEAQDATAGTDIDITLPSAYESLGSLHPVSQVRDEIIQIFERIGFNLSEGPEIELDWYNFTALNFPENHPAREMQDTFFIEKDPDILLRTHTSPVQIRVMKNQEPPIRTLSVGRVFRNETISSRSHCMFHQIEGLYVNEGVSFAQLKQTLLYFAKEFFGQHAKIRVRPSYFPFTEPSAEVDVYLGTKTEADYRLTKGTGWLEILGCGMVHPNVLENVNIDSKKYNGFAFGMGIERIALLRYDIPDIRMLFENEMRFLKQF
- the ccsA gene encoding cytochrome c biogenesis protein CcsA, which gives rise to MNLLIGQIGHLLVIISFVTSIVAAISYYFASQNNEFSSDRKDREIKSWKNMARAMFGLHGLAVIGVVVVLFSIIYNHQYEYHYAWSHSSNNLPYYYMISCFWEGQEGSFLLWIFWHVCIGGVIILRSIFVRHKKNNTWEAPVMMVFSAVQAFLASMILGVIIPWKQVKIGSSPFILLRDAMDAPIFQTQPDYIPVDGTGLNPLLQNYWMVIHPPTLFLGFALCLVPFAFVIAGLWKKETTKWLKPTFAWSLLAAAVLGVGIVMGAYWAYETLNFGGYWNWDPVENAVFIPWLVLIAGIHAMTMQQKRPSMAKLSAILMLSSFLLILYSTFLTRSGILGDTSVHSFTDLGLSGQLLIYLLFFVGGATVLFFMNWNNFPKAKEDSKLYSGEFWATLGVLVLGLSALQVLVPTSIPVYNAILDSLGIDSNVAPPADPEMFYTKWQIWFSIGIAFLSATAQIFWWKRIEKSNVKDNFILPLVLTAIITTAIIAIAQIKLTLPKDYTYTTFYSLVKAIIKAKEIPYIILILTSVYAVITNVMSVFRTIKFNPKLAGGALAHIGVALMFFGILSSSGYDDIVSMNMSGLLYNKEFSDEVNRENVLLFRSQPTKMSKYIVTYKGQYWDSPSFPTYVNKEDVTATAYSHKVVAQKDLIHNEEVKVKAGDTLQIFEENTYYKIDYVDTLTKEMFTLFPRVQQNPQMGFVVSPDISQGIKSDLYTHLSSLPDPAEERTWSNPEEKILAPLDTFIVNDFVAVFDGVHRGKPLADEDIMVYAEIRILDREETYTVKPKYQIKMQGEGATARSIPEIVESAGVEITLININPEQEKFTFKIRTTQRDWIIMKALEKPYISLLWLGVSVMTLGILVAMWRRYIEAKKVTVSKKTDAKKPKNEVELV
- a CDS encoding glycosyltransferase family 39 protein, giving the protein MSIKNWFLLSFFALLKLQTPFFISKAYSFHRDELLYLALGRHLDFGFLEVPPMVALFASLVQNTVGESLWAIHLVSGLAGMALVILTGMIAHQMGGKTFAVLFSGFIVIFSPAFLRTHTLFQPVGWDILGWTWLIYFWIRHIKTQKGRYLVGMGTIAGLFFLNKYSIVFCVLAILIATLFSTERKWFANKKLWLGIGIGLLIVLPNLIWQASYNFPVMNHMKQLGDTQLKNVNALDFIIDQFLMHLPITWVWVLGFTGFLKSKILRPFRNVAIFFVVVILMLLFLHGKSYYTLGVFPVMLAAGAIAIERLTQNRTFLRVPAVVIPIMLILPLLPFSIPILSPEKLTKYTATFTEKTGIESFNRWEDGKIHPIPQDFADMLGWREIAQFTAKAYYEVPQEERKNTVIIAENYGQAGAIDLYGKESNLPNAYSFSSSYMLWLPNEIQATKIIYVNNEISENLEKTVGKKTLIGEIMNEYSRQNGDKIWLLEDLKPSFYELYKNAVQREKAFLKN